CGGGCCGGTGCGGGCCATCGCGGACCGTTGCCGGCCGTTGAGGGCCGTTTCGGCACGTGAGCGGTCAGATCCTACGGTCAACCACGCTCCGTTCGTACGGAGTTGTCCGACGCGCCGCGGGCGTCCCGGCCGCCCCGGCCGTGGAGTTCGGCCAGGCCCCGGCGGGTGGCGGCCACCACCACCCGGTCCCCCGCGCCGAGGAGACGATCCGGCCGGAGACGCCAGTCCTGGCCGGAGCCGCCTCCGCGCCCGCGTCCGTCGAGGGCGATGACCCGCCAGGCACCCGGCCGGAAGGCCTCGGCGACGGTCCGGCCCTCCAGGAGCGGGTGGTCCGCGACGTCCACGGCGGCGAAGAGGAGGACGCGGCGCTCGACCGGTACGGCGCCGAAGACCTGGCGGCCCATCATGGCGCCCGCGAAGGCGGGTGCGGCGAGGTGGGAGACGCTGCGGCTCCGGGTGAGGGCCCCGGGATGGGCGGTGCGCAGGGTGCGGAAGACGGCGGTGGCGAAGTCGTCGTCGAACAGGCGCAGGACGACCCGCAGGTCCGGGGTGACGGCGCGGGCGGAGAGCGCGGCCTCCAGGTTGGTGATGTCGACGCTGGTCAGGGCGAGGAGGGCGCGGGCGCGGTGGATGCGGGCGGCTTCCAGGACGCCCTCCTCGGTGACGTCGCCGATGACGGTGGGCACGCGCAGCCGGCGGGCGAGGGCGATGCCCCGGGCCTCCGGGTCGGATTCGACGCACACCACCGGGATGTTCAGCCTGCGGAGCCGGGCGAGGACACGGGTGCCGACCTTGCCGAGCCCGAGGAGCACGACGTGGCCGGAGAGTCCGCGCGGCGGGCGGCGCAGGGCGGTCGCGGTGCGGAAGGTGCCGAGGCCTTCGAGGAGGGCGGCGACGATCACCGGGAGCAGCAGGAGGCCGACGAACCCGGCGAGGATCTGGAGCAGTTGGCGGCTGGTCGGCTCGCCGACCGCCGGGTCGCCGATGGCGAAGATGTCGAGCAGCGTCAGATAGGCGGCGTGCAGGGGGTGGTCGCCGGTGGTGAAGGTGGAGGTGAGGGCGAGCGCGAGGACGGCGGCGACGGCGCCCGCGAGGGACCAGCGCAGACGGCGGGAGAAGAGGGAGGCGACGGGCAGCGCGGAGGCGGCGAGGCGGGCCGTGGGGAGGGCCGGGCCCGCCGGGGTGACCGCTTCGAGGGTGACGGCGGCCCGTCCGGTGGCGGCGGCGACCGTCCGGTCGTCCGGCAGGAGGCGGGGGCCGGCGTCGCCGCTGCGCTCGGAGCCCTCGCAGCCGACCGGGTCGCCGGCGGTGGCGGAGAGCAGGGCGAGCGTGCAGAGCCCGGGGTCGGGTGCCTGGCCCGCGACGGGCGGCCGGTCCACGGCGTGCAGCAGCAGTCCCCCGGCCTGCACCACCTTGCTGGTGCCCGCGACGGCGGCCGCGGCGAGGCCGGGGGCGGCGGTGTCGACGTCGGAGAGGACCGTGGTGGCGGCGTCCAGCTTCTCCGGGTCGAGGCCGGGTTCGGCGACGGCGGCGGCCTGGTCGAGGAGGGTTTCGAGGTGCTGGCCGAGCTTGCGGTTGTAGAGCCGGATCACCAGGCGCAGGCGGGGGTTGAGCCGGCGGGCGGTGAGCGCGGCCCGGATGTTGGTCTCGTCGTCCTCGTGGACGAGGGCGAGGGCGGCGGCGCGCTCGACCCCGGCGTCCGTCAGGGCCCGGTCGTCCGCCTCGGCGGACTCGACGACCCGCAGGACGCCGGTGGGATCGTCCCCGGGGGATCCGGCCACGGCACCGGCCCCGGTGGTGCGGGTGACGGCGGCGGTCACCCGGCCGAACAGGGCGAGCGCCCGGCCCGTGCGGCCCGCGGGCGTGCGGGGCGCGTCGGGCAGCGCCGGCACCAGGAGCGTGACCTGCTCCCCGTACACCTCGTGGAGTTCGCGCGCGAGGCGGTGGGCGAGGGCGTCGTCACCGCACACGATCATGTGCTCGGCGGGGGCGGTACGGGACTGCCGCTCGGGCCGGAGGGCGGGTGCGCCGAAGGGGCCGGCGGGGGCGGGGACGGACCGGCCCGCCGGCGCGGCGGGGGTCGCCGCGGGGCTCCCGTCCGGAACGGCGTTGCTCTGATGCGGGTATGAGGGCACGTCACAAGGATGCCCTGCGCCACCGACAGCGGGTCCGGGCCCGCTCGACGGGGTCGGCACCACCCGGGCGGACGCACGACTCGCCGCCGTACGCCACACCCGCTACGCCGGTCGGCGCACTCCGATCTGCGCGGTCCGCGCCTCCTTCCTACGGTGGCTGAATGATCGTCACGTCAGCTGTCCGTCACGCCGCCGCCGGTTCCGCGGCGCTGCTGTTCGTGCTGCCCGTTCCGGCGGCCGTCGCCTCTCCCGCCACTCCCGTCTCCCGGGTCGTGTCCTCCGTCGGGGAGCCCACTCCGCCCGCGCGCCAGTACGTCGACCGGACACGGCTCTCCCGGAAGGGCACCCAGGTGCAGCGGCTGCCGGGCGCGCCCGCCGTGCCCTCGGTCTCCGCGCTGTCGTGGGTGGTGGCGGACGCCTCCTCGGGCGAGGTGCTCGCCGCGCGGAACGCGCACCGGAAGCTGCCCCCGGCGAGCACCCTGAAGGCGCTGTTCGCGCTCACCGCGCTCCCCCGCCACAAGCCCTCCGAGCTGCACACCGTGGCCGATTCCGAGCTGACCGGGATCGGCGAGGGCAGCAGCCTGGTCGGCGTCAAGGAGGGGTACACGTACAAGGTCTCGGACCTGTGGAACGGCGTCTTCCTCAGCTCGGGGAACGACGCCGTGCACGTCCTGGCGGAGATGAACGGCGGCTGGGAGTCGACGACCCGGCAGATGCAGGAGAAGGCCCGCTCCCTGGGCGCCGAGGACACCCACGTGGTCTCCCCCGACGGCTACGACGCCCCCGGCCAGGTGTCCTCCGCGTACGACCTGGCGGTCTTCGGCCGGATCGGGCTCCAGGACCCGGAGTTCGCCCGGTACTGCTCGACGGCGTACGCGGAGTTCCCCGCGGGCTCCTGGTCGTACGGCATCGCCAACACCAACCGGCTCCTGACCGGCGAGAACGGGGTGGAGCGCTACCCGGGGCTCCTCGGGATCAAGAACGGCTACACGACCAACGCGGGCAACACGCTGATCTCGGCGGCCCGGCGCGGTGACCGGACGCTCGTCGTCTCGGTGATGAACCCTCAGGAGGGCGGCGGGTTCACCGTGTACGAGGAGGCGCGGGAGCTGCTCGACTGGGGCTTCGAGGCGGCGGGGCGGGTGCAGCCGGTGGGCTCGCTCGCGCCGGTACGGACGAAGGCCGCGGCCGACGCGGGCACGCGGGCGGTGTCGGTGGCCCGTGAGGGACGCGGCGCGAAGGCGGTGGCGACGGCGCCCCAGGCAGGCGCGGAGGCAGGAGCGGAGGCCGGGGCCGGGGCAGGCGCGAAGGCGAGGGCCGAGGCGGTGGCCGCGCCCGGGAAGAAGTCCCGGGCGGCGGAGGCCTCGGCCCCGTCCGCCGGGCTCCCGCTGGCCCTGGTGGGCTCGGCCTGCGCCGCCGCGCTCGCCCTGTGGGGGTGGCGGCGCAGGACGGCCCGCCGGGCCTGAGGCTCGCGCTGTCGGTCACCGGCCCGATGCCCGCGCCATGGACCGCCGGTCGTGCGGCGCCGCTGGAGACACCGGACCCGGTCGTGCCGGCGACGGTTCGGTGGGCGCCGCACGGTCCGGCTTCTAGCCTGCGGGAACACCGTCCGGGACCGGCCCGGACGGCCTTCCCGAGGGAGTGACGCGATGACGGACGACGTGCCCGTGGCGGTACGGATCGCCGAGCGGTTCCGCGAGGTGAACGGCGACCATCCGATGACCGCCGACGACGACGCGTACGTCTCCGCCCAGTTCGTCCCGCTGGACGTGCTGTGCGCCGCGCTCGGCCGGGACGCCGACGAGGTCCGGCGGCTGATGCTCGCGGGCCTGCTGCCGCTGCCCGGCTATCTGCGGTCGGACGGCGCCGAGATGGTGCCGCGGGATCTGTTCGCCCTCGCTGAGGCGGCGGGCGGTGTCGACCGTCTGCGCGCGTGGTTCACCGGGCACTGGGAGGACCCGGATCGGGGCGACGAGGAGTGGGCGGCGTACCTGAGCGGCCAGTACGTCTGTCTGCACGCGGTCACCCCGGCGAACATCCGCAGGAAGGAGGAGCTGACGGCGGAGATCACCGCGTATCTCGCGGCCGCCGGAGCCGATGCGGCCGCCGGGGTCGATCCCTCGCCGGAGTGGCGCGCCGCCCTCCACGCGCGCGTGGACGCGCTCGACGCCCTGGAGCCGGCGTTCACGGCGTACGACCGGCTGCGGTTCGGCGGACCCGTCTCGCGGGACACCTGCGTGGACGCGCCCCGGGCGCTCTTCCCCCGTACGGGCGACTGAGCGGCGACCCGGCGGCCGAAGCCCCGGACCGCCGCCTTTTCGCACGGGTCAGGCGCCGACGTACTCCGCGAGGTGCTCGCCGGTGAGGGTGGAGCGGGCCGCGACGAGGTCGGCGGGCGTGCCCTCGAAGACGATCTTCCCGCCGTCGTGGCCCGCGCCGGGACCGAGGTCGATGATCCAGTCGGCGTGCGCCATGACCGCCTGGTGGTGCTCGACGACGATGACCGACTTGCCGGAGTCCACGAGCCGGTCGAGGAGACCGAGGAGCTGCTCGACGTCGGCGAGGTGGAGGCCGGTGGTCGGCTCGTCGAGGACGTAGACGCCGCCCTTGTCCGCCATGTGCGTGGCCAGCTTGAGCCGCTGCCGCTCGCCGCCGGAGAGCGTGGTGAGCGGCTGGCCGAGGCTCAGGTAGCCGAGTCCGACGTCGGCGAGCCGGGCGAGGATGCGCTGCGCGGCCGGGGTGTGGGCCTCGCCGGAGCCGAAGAACTCCTCGGCCTCGGTCACGGACATCGCGAGCACCTCGCTGATGTCCCGGCCGCCGAGGAGGTGTTCGAGCACCGAGGGCTGGAACCGCTTGCCCTCGCAGTCCTCGCAGGTGGAGGAGACCCCGGCCATCATCCCCAGGTCGGTGTAGATGACGCCCGCGCCGTTGCAGGTGGGGCAGGCGCCCTCGGAGTTGGCGCTGAACAGCGCCGGCTTCACGCCGTTGGCCTTGGCGAAGGCCTTGCGGATCGGGTCGAGGAGGCCGGTGTACGTGGCGGGGTTGCTGCGCCGGGAGCCGCGGATCGCGCCCTGGTCGACGGAGATCACCTCCTCGCCTGCGGGGATCGAGCCGTGGACGAGCGAGCTCTTGCCGGAGCCGGCGACGCCGGTGACGACGGTGAGCACCCCGAGCGGGATGTCGACGTCGACGTCGCGCAGGTTGTGCGTGGAGGCGCCCCGGATCTTCAGGGCCCCGGTGGGCGTGCGCACCGACTCCTTGAGGGCTGCCCGGTCGTCGAGGTGGCGGCCGGTGACGGTGCCGGCGGCCCGCAGCCCGTCGACGGTGCCCTCGAAGCAGACGGTGCCGCCCTCCGTACCGGCGCCGGGGCCGAGGTCGACGACGTGGTCGGCGATCACGATCGCCTCCGGCTTGTGCTCCACGACGAGCACCGTGTTGCCCTTGTCGCGCAGTTGGAGCAGCAGGTCGTTCATCCGCCGGATGTCGTGCGGGTGCAGGCCGATGGTGGGCTCGTCGAAGACGTACGTGACGTCGGTGAGCGAGGAGCCGAGGTGGCGGATCATCTTGACGCGCTGTGCCTCGCCGCCGGACAGGGTGCCCGAGGGCCGGTCCAGGGAGAGGTAGCCGAGGCCGATCTCGACGAAGGAGTCGAGGGTCAGCTGGAGGGCGGTGAGCAGGGGCGCCACGGAGGGTTCGTCGAGGCCGCGGACCCAGTCGGCGAGGTCGCTGATCTGCATCGCGCAGGCGTCGGCGATGCTGATCTTCTTGATCTTCGAGGCCCTGGCGCCCTCGCTGAGCCGGGTGCCGTCGCAGTCGGGGCAGGTGGTGAAGGTGACGGCCCGCTCGACGAAGGCCCGGATGTGGGGCTGCATGCCCTCCTTGTCCTTGGCGAGGAAGGACTTCTGGATGCGCGGGACCAGACCCTCGTAGGTCATGTTGATGCCGGCGATCTTCATCCGGACCGGCTCGTGGTGGAGGAAGTCCGCCCGTTCCTTCTCGGTGTACTCGCGGATCGGTTTGTCCCGGTCGACGAAGCCGGACTCGGCGTAGAGGCGGTGGTTCCAGCCGCCGGAGGTGTAGCCGGGAATGGTGAGCGCGCCCTCGGCGAGCGACTTCGAGTCGTCGAAGAGCTGGGTGAGGTCGATGTCGGAGACCGTGCCCCGGCCCTCGCAGCCCGGACACATGCCGCCGGTGCGCTCGAAGGTCGCCTTCTCGGTCTTCCTGTCGCCGCGCTCGACGGTGATCGCGCCGCTGGCGCGGACCGAGGGGACGTTGAAGGCGTACGCGCTGGGCGGGCCGATGTGCGGCTCGCCGAGCCGGCTGAAGAGGATCCGCAGCATCGCGTTGACGTCGGTGGCGGTGCCGACGGTGGAGCGGGGGTCGGCGCCGAGACGCTGCTGGTCGACGATGATCGCGGTCGTCAGGCCTTCGAGGACGTCGACCTCGGGCCGGGCGAGCGTCGGCATGAAGCCCTGGACGAAGGCGCTGTACGTCTCGTTGATCAGCCGCTGCGACTCCGCGGCGATCGTGTCGAACACGAGGGAGCTCTTGCCCGAGCCGGAGACCCCGGTGAAGACCGTGAGCCGGCGCTTCGGGATCTCGATGCTCACGTCCTTGAGGTTGTTCTCGCGCGCGCCGTGCACGCGGATCAGGTCGTGGCGGTCGGCGGCGTGGGGTACGGACGCCTGCTCGTCGGCCCTCGGGGCCCTGCTCATCGTGTCTCCGTCGGTCATGGGAGTCACGCTAGTGGCGGTACGGGGACCAGGCTTCTCGATTCCTGATCTCCTGCGCCGTCACATAGCGCTCCGCGGCGAGGACGGCCTCGCCCGTGGTGCGTTCTCCCATCAGGACGCACAGGGTGTACGCCGTGTCCTCGAAGCGCCGGCGGGCCGACAGGTCGCACGGCCTGTCCCGCACGGTCCGCTCCTGGGCGCGGAAATGCCGGAGCAGCCGGTCGACGGTGTTCCTGTCGGGCAGCAGCATGGCCGTTCTCCTGTCTCCTGAGTCGCTTCATGGTCCCGGTCGTCGGCCGTGTCCGCGACCCGGACGGACACGCTGTGTGAGCGGCGCGTCACCGGGTGGCCGCCGGAGTGCGCCACCGCCGCCCATGCAGGAAGGTCGGAGACATGAATCCGAGCACGATTGCGCGCGTCGTCGTCACGGGCGCCACCGGCAACGTGGGCACGAGCCTGGTCCGGATCCTGTCGCGCGATCCTGGCGTCGGCTCGGTCCTCGGCCTCGCCCGGCGGCGGCCCGGCCTCGACCTCCCGGGGGTGGAGTGGGCCGAGCTCGACCTCTCCCTGGAGGGGGACGGACCCCGGCTCGCGCAGTACCTGTCGGACGCGGACGCGGTGGTGCACCTGGCCTGGCGGTTCGGGCCGACCCACGACCCGGTGGAGACCTGGCGGACCAACGTCCTGGGCTCGGTCCGCGTCTTCGACGCGGTGGCGGCGGCCCGGGTGCCGGTCCTGGTGCACGCCTCCTCGGTGGGCGCGTACTCCCCCGGTCCCGAAGGCGGCCCCCCGGTGTCCGAGGCGTGGCCGACGCACGGGTGGCCGGGCGCCGCGTACACCCGCGAGAAGGCCTATCTGGAGCGGGTCCTCGACACCTTCGAGCGGGACCATCCGATGACCCGGGTGGTCCGGATGCGTCCGGCGTTCCTCTTCAAGGAGGAGTCGGCGAGCGAGCAGCGGCGGATCTTCGCGGGGCGGTTCTTCCCGGGCCAGCTGATGCGGCCCGAACTGCTGCCGCTGCTCCCGGAGTTCGAGGGGCTCCGTTTCCAGGTCCTGCACACCGAGGACGCGGCGGACGCCTACCGCAGGGCGCTGCTGCGGGACGTCCGGGGCCCGTTCAACCTCGCCGCGGATCCGGTGATCGACGGGGCGACGCTGGGCGGGCTGCTGAACGCCCGGCCGGTGAAGGTGCCCGCCGGCGCGGTGCGGGGTGCCCTGTCGGCGGCCTGGCGGCTGCGGCTGGTCCCCGCCTCCCCGGGCCTCTTCGACGCGCTGCGGCACCTGCCGCTGCTCGCCACCGAGCGGGCCCGGCAGGAGCTGGGGTGGGAGCCGGCGGCGAGCTCGCTCGAAGCCCTGGAGGCGTTCCTGCGCGGGGTCCGCGCGGGCACGGGCGACGACACGGCCCCGCTGGCGGGAAACCGCATCGGCTGACGGACCGCACCGGCCGGCGGTGCCCTCGCGGGAGCGGGGACGGCCGCTCACCGGCGACGGCGCCCGACCGTCTCGCGTCCGTCGGCACGGTGCGGCGCCCGGCCGTTCCCGCGTGTCAGCGCGGTGCCGCCGCGGACCAGTCGACGAGCCGTATCGCCGCGCCCGCGGCCTCGCGGCCGCGGCAGTGGGCGCGGTGGCGGTGCAGGAGGGCGTCGATGTCGAGGTGGCGGGCGAACTCGGGGCGGGCGGCGAGGCGCTGGGCGTAGGCCCACAGCGCGGGGTGGCCGGCGACCCGGTCCATGGCGGCGGCGTCGAGGTGCCAGCGGTGGACGGTGTCGAGCTGGACGAGGGTGACCCAGACGTGCACGTCGGCGGCGGTCGGCGCGTCGCCGAGGACGTACGGCCCCCGGGCGAGGCGGCGTTCGAGGGAGCCGAGTGCGGCGAAGAGGACGGTGAGCGGGTCGTGGTGGGCGGCCTCGCCGTCGAGTCCGAGCTCCCCGGCGCGCTGGGCGGCCCGGTTGACGCTCCGCTCGCACAGGTCGGCGATCGCGTCGACGGCGTCGCGGTGCGCCTCGGGCAGCAGGTCGGGTCCTTCGCCCCGGAAGCGCAGGGCGAGGTCCCGGAGGATGTCGGGGACGTGGGTGCTGACGATCCGTCCGGTCCAGCCGTCGCTGAGCACGGGCGCGGCGGCCGGCCCGGTGTAGAGGTGGGCGCTCGCCTCGTACAGCGGGCGGAGTGCGGCGTATCCGCCGTCGGGCGTGTCGGGGGTGCCGGACAGCACGGTGAGCGGGAGCGTGTCGTCGAGTCCGAGCAGGCTGTGGGTGAGGGCGATGCCCAGACACCGGGGGTCGGCCGGGTCGACGTGGAGGCGGTAGCGGTGCGGGACGGCGTAGTGGCCGCTGTTCGCGTCGCGGCCGATCCGGCCGCGGAAGACGGGGACGGCGGAGGCGGGCAGGAGCGAGGACGGGACGACGACGGACATGCTTCTCCCTCGGGGGTGCTCGGTGCTGGGTCGGGCGGCGCGCGACGGCGCGACACGGCGGTGGTCGCACGGGGCCCAAAGGCAGCAGAGGTACGGGAAGGGTGGCGGGCGGACCGCGGCGGGCGCCCGGGACCGTCCCGGGGGCCCGTCCTGCGGATCAGGCCCCGGCGGACGGGCGGACGCCCGGGCGGGGACGGCGACTCGCGGCGCTGCAGACCCGCAGCAGATCGATGTGGCGGCGGGAGGTGAGGGGCAGCGGGCGCGGGAGGGACGCGGCGGGCGAGGTGTCCCTCCGGCCGGTGCGTCCCATGGTTTCCTACCTGTTCGCTCGGTTTTCCCGTCCTCGAGTGTCCGGCGGCTCGCGGACGGCGTCAAGGGTGCGGTACGGGGCGCCGCGCGGGTGCACGGATCCGGTCACGCCCGTGCGGAATAATGCGCGCATGCGCATTTCAGCCAGGGCCGACTACGCGGTGCGGGCCGCCCTCCAGCTCGCCGCAGCCCAGGACGCGGGGCCGCTGAAGGCCGAGGCCATCGCGGTGGACCAGGACATCTCGCACAAGTTCCTGGAGGGCATCCTCGGCGACATGCGCAGGGGCGGCCTGGTGCAGAGCCAGCGCGGCGGTAACGGCGGGTACTGGCTGGCCCGGCCGGCCGAGACGATCTCGGTCGCGGACGTGATCCGCTGCGTGGAGGGTCCGCTGGTGTCCGTGCGCGGGGAGCGGCCGCCGGACCTGTCGTACACGGGGCCCGCCGAGTCGCTGCTCACGCTGTGGATCGCGCTGCGGGCGAGTGTCCGCGGGGTGCTCGGGGTGTCCCTCGCGGAGCTCGCGTCGGCGAAGCTCCCGGCGGAGATCGTCGCGCTCGCGGAGGACCCGGAGGCGTGGACCAACCCCTGACCGCCGGGGTCGGCCTCCCGCCACCTGCGCGGACCTGACCACGTCCCACCCACCGATACGACCTCGTCCAGTCCGTGGACGCCCCTTGGGGCCGGGCGGTCGGCTCTGTCAGTATCCCTACTATTCCAGTGGGGATACTAGGGATCGGGTGAGGTGACGTGAGTACGCCGAGGAAATCGCCGAAGAGACCAGCGATACGCACCGTCTCCGCGCCGGCCGGCAGGTCCGTCGACCGGCCCGCCGACGACGAGATCTGGCCCCGCGTCACCCGCGAGCTGGCCGACGACCTCGCCGTCGACGCCCTCGCCCGCGACCGGGCCGGCAAGGCCCCCTTCGACGAGGTCGGACGCCTCCAGGAGGCCGGGCTGCCCGCCCTCCTCACGGCGCCGGGACCGACCCGGCGGGGCGCGGGCCTGCAGGCCGCCTGCGCGGTCGTACGGGAGATCTCCGCCGCCGACAGCTCCGTGGGCGAACTCCTCGCCCACCACTACGCGTTGTCCTGGAGCAGCCGCTTCTTCGGCCCCGCGCCCGATGCCGGCGACGCGCCCGCCCTCGACGTGTGTACGGCCGAGGAGCACTGGCTGCTCGCCGGCGGCGTCGAGGCACCGCGCACCGAGTCCGATCCGGGCCTCACACTCACCCCCGCCGACGGGCCCGGCGACGACTGGATCCTCGACGGGCGCCGCACCTTCGCCTCGGGCGTGACGGTCGCCGACCGGCTCGTCGTCGGCGCACGGCCCGGCGGCACCGGCGACCTGCTCGTCGTCCTCGTGGACCCGGCCCACCCGGGGGTGTTCACGGACCCCGGTACGGACCGGATCGGTCAGCGCCTGACCGGCGCCGGCACCGTCACCTTCGACCACGTCCCGGTGCCGGCCGGGCACGTCCTCGGGACCCTCCCGCACGACGAGCACGCCGTCGCCCCCTTCACCACCCTCGCCCCCCTCGCCCTGCGGCTGCTGCTCGTCCAGGTCGGTCTCGGCATCGCCGAGGGGGCGCTCGCCGAGGCGCGCGACATCAGCCGCGCCGAGCAGGCGGGGCCCGTCCCCGCCGACCGCCCGGAAGGCCCGTCGGCCTCGGTCGGCGCCGGGGACGACCCGTACCTCCTCCTCGCCTACGGGGAGTTGGCGACCGCCGCGCACGCCGCCGCCGCGGTGGTGGAGCGGGCGACGGACGCCCTCGCCCGGGGACTGCTCGCCGAGCGGTCGCTCGGCCTGGAGGAACGCGCCGACATCGCCGTCCTCGTGGCGGCGGCCGAGACCGTCACCGGCCGGGCGGCCGTCCACATCACCACCCGCATCCTCGAACTCGTCGACGGCACGGCGGGAGCCGACGCCCGGGGCGGCGGACCGGGCTTCGACCGCTTCTGGCGCAACGCCCGCGCGCTCACCGCCCCCACGCAGGCGGCCCACCGGCTCCGCGACATCGGGGACCACTACCTCAACGGCACCCACGCCCGGCTCACCCTGCTGGCCTAGGGGGCGTCGGGCAGGGCCGGAAGGACCGGCATGTCGGGACGTCCGGCCCTCTCGTCGAGCCGCCGATGGGCCCAAGCTGGAGGGAGGAGGGCCCACCGGCCGGCGGGCCCGTCACCGCACCGACGGAGGCAGCCCGATGAGTCGTGAGATCGTCGCAGGAGTGGACGGTTCCCCCGAGAGCCTCGCCGCGGCCGACTGGGCCGCCCGCGAGGCCCTGCACCGGGGCCTCCCGCTACGGCTCGCGCACGCGTGGCGCTGGGAACCCCTCGACATCCCCCTGGCCCAGGACCCCGAGACCCAGCAGCGCGCGGCGTACGCCCTGCTGCGCGAGGCCGAGGCCGCGATCGCCGAGCGCCACCCGGGGCTCGCGCTCACGACCGAGCTGCTCCCCGACACCCCGGTCACCGCGCTGCTCGGCGCCGAGGACCGGGCCGAGCTGCTCGTCATCGGCTCGCGCGGCCACGGCGCCGTCACCGGCTTCCTGCTCGGCTCGTACGGGCAGCAGATCATCGCCGGCGCCACCCGCCCCGTCGTCGCCGTCCGCTCCCGCGACGGCGAGCAGGCCGAACCGCCGTCGGGGTACGTGCTCGTCGGTCAGCACGGCAGCCCGGAGGACAGCGCGGCCGCGCTCGGCTTCGCCTTCGGGACCGCCGCCGCGCGCGGGGCGGCGGTGCGGGCCGTGCGCGCGTGGAGCCTGCCGGCCCTCTACGCGTACAGCCCGGCGTCGATGCGGCTCGCGGACGAGGCCGGCGGGCTCGTCCCGTACGAGGAGAAGGCGCTGCGCGAGGCGCTCGTCCCCTGGCGCGAGCGGTACCCCGACGTGCCGGTGACCGAGCACGTCGAGCTGGGCAGCGCGGGGCAGGTGCTGCTTTCGGGATCGGGCGGCGCCCAGCTCCTGGTGGTCGGCCGGCGCGCCCGGCGCGGGGCCGTCGGGCCGCGGATCGGTTCGGTGGCGCACGCGGCGCTCCACCTCGCGCCCTGCCCGGTGGCGGTGATCCCGCAGGGCTGACAGGCTCGTACGCGGGTTGACGCGCCGCGTTGACGAGGAGTGTCGGGGCGGCCGGGGCCGGAAAGTCTTACCGCCGTCGCCCCGGTGGCTCTCCCGGCGCCGGACCGAACGGCGACCTCGGCGAGAGAGCGGAGCTCCATGCGGCACCACGACCGTCCCGGACACTCGGAACACCCCGACCCCACCGACCGCTTCGCGCGCACCGAGCCCCCCGCCGGGGGCCGGCACCGCAGAGCCGGCGGATCGCGGTGGCACGGCCCGCGCCGTCCGTCCTTCCGCACCGCCGTCACGCTCGCCGGAGCCGCGGCCGTCGTGCTCACGGTGGCGACCGGGATGTACGTGGCCACTCCCGCGACCGGCACGACGGCCGCGGCCGCCGCCCCGGACCGGTCGACGGCGGCGGCGGGGAAGGCCGCGCGGTTCGTGCGGGACGTCGTGGAGCTCGCCAACGCCGAGCGCGAGAAGGCCGGTTGCGGACCGCTCCGCACCGAGGGGCACCTGCGGGCCGCCGCGCAGGGGCACGCCGACGACATGGCCGCCCGCGACTACTACGAGCACCACAGCCCGGAGGGCCGGGACGCGGGCGACCGGATCAGCGGCGCCGGATACGCGTGGGCGGCCTGGGGGGAGAACATCCACCGCGGGCCGAAGACCCCGGAGCGGGCCATGGAGGACTGGATGGACTCCCCCGGGCACCGGGCGAACATCCTCAACTGCTCGTTCAAGGACATCGGCGTCGGGGTGAGCCTGGCCGCCAACGGCCCCTGGTGGGTACAGGACTTCGGCGCGAAACGCTGAGGGTCCCCAGCCTCAGGGAGCGGGGGCGGCCAGCTTCTGCACCCAGATCGTGCCGCCGGGACCGGGCGCCGACGCCACGCCGGTGTCCCGGTACCGGCAGTCGATCATGTTCCGCTCGTGCATCGCGTCGCTCCGCCAGTCCTCGACGACGGTCTCCGGGTCGGCCGCGCCGCGCGCCAGGTTCTCGGCCCAGGCGCTCCAGTCGTATCCGGCGGCGGTGATCCGCGCGTCCGCGAACTCTCCCTCGGGGCTG
The DNA window shown above is from Streptomyces vietnamensis and carries:
- a CDS encoding NAD-binding protein, which translates into the protein MIVCGDDALAHRLARELHEVYGEQVTLLVPALPDAPRTPAGRTGRALALFGRVTAAVTRTTGAGAVAGSPGDDPTGVLRVVESAEADDRALTDAGVERAAALALVHEDDETNIRAALTARRLNPRLRLVIRLYNRKLGQHLETLLDQAAAVAEPGLDPEKLDAATTVLSDVDTAAPGLAAAAVAGTSKVVQAGGLLLHAVDRPPVAGQAPDPGLCTLALLSATAGDPVGCEGSERSGDAGPRLLPDDRTVAAATGRAAVTLEAVTPAGPALPTARLAASALPVASLFSRRLRWSLAGAVAAVLALALTSTFTTGDHPLHAAYLTLLDIFAIGDPAVGEPTSRQLLQILAGFVGLLLLPVIVAALLEGLGTFRTATALRRPPRGLSGHVVLLGLGKVGTRVLARLRRLNIPVVCVESDPEARGIALARRLRVPTVIGDVTEEGVLEAARIHRARALLALTSVDITNLEAALSARAVTPDLRVVLRLFDDDFATAVFRTLRTAHPGALTRSRSVSHLAAPAFAGAMMGRQVFGAVPVERRVLLFAAVDVADHPLLEGRTVAEAFRPGAWRVIALDGRGRGGGSGQDWRLRPDRLLGAGDRVVVAATRRGLAELHGRGGRDARGASDNSVRTERG
- a CDS encoding D-alanyl-D-alanine carboxypeptidase family protein, translated to MIVTSAVRHAAAGSAALLFVLPVPAAVASPATPVSRVVSSVGEPTPPARQYVDRTRLSRKGTQVQRLPGAPAVPSVSALSWVVADASSGEVLAARNAHRKLPPASTLKALFALTALPRHKPSELHTVADSELTGIGEGSSLVGVKEGYTYKVSDLWNGVFLSSGNDAVHVLAEMNGGWESTTRQMQEKARSLGAEDTHVVSPDGYDAPGQVSSAYDLAVFGRIGLQDPEFARYCSTAYAEFPAGSWSYGIANTNRLLTGENGVERYPGLLGIKNGYTTNAGNTLISAARRGDRTLVVSVMNPQEGGGFTVYEEARELLDWGFEAAGRVQPVGSLAPVRTKAAADAGTRAVSVAREGRGAKAVATAPQAGAEAGAEAGAGAGAKARAEAVAAPGKKSRAAEASAPSAGLPLALVGSACAAALALWGWRRRTARRA
- a CDS encoding DUF6058 family natural product biosynthesis protein, which translates into the protein MTDDVPVAVRIAERFREVNGDHPMTADDDAYVSAQFVPLDVLCAALGRDADEVRRLMLAGLLPLPGYLRSDGAEMVPRDLFALAEAAGGVDRLRAWFTGHWEDPDRGDEEWAAYLSGQYVCLHAVTPANIRRKEELTAEITAYLAAAGADAAAGVDPSPEWRAALHARVDALDALEPAFTAYDRLRFGGPVSRDTCVDAPRALFPRTGD
- a CDS encoding ATP-binding cassette domain-containing protein, with amino-acid sequence MSRAPRADEQASVPHAADRHDLIRVHGARENNLKDVSIEIPKRRLTVFTGVSGSGKSSLVFDTIAAESQRLINETYSAFVQGFMPTLARPEVDVLEGLTTAIIVDQQRLGADPRSTVGTATDVNAMLRILFSRLGEPHIGPPSAYAFNVPSVRASGAITVERGDRKTEKATFERTGGMCPGCEGRGTVSDIDLTQLFDDSKSLAEGALTIPGYTSGGWNHRLYAESGFVDRDKPIREYTEKERADFLHHEPVRMKIAGINMTYEGLVPRIQKSFLAKDKEGMQPHIRAFVERAVTFTTCPDCDGTRLSEGARASKIKKISIADACAMQISDLADWVRGLDEPSVAPLLTALQLTLDSFVEIGLGYLSLDRPSGTLSGGEAQRVKMIRHLGSSLTDVTYVFDEPTIGLHPHDIRRMNDLLLQLRDKGNTVLVVEHKPEAIVIADHVVDLGPGAGTEGGTVCFEGTVDGLRAAGTVTGRHLDDRAALKESVRTPTGALKIRGASTHNLRDVDVDIPLGVLTVVTGVAGSGKSSLVHGSIPAGEEVISVDQGAIRGSRRSNPATYTGLLDPIRKAFAKANGVKPALFSANSEGACPTCNGAGVIYTDLGMMAGVSSTCEDCEGKRFQPSVLEHLLGGRDISEVLAMSVTEAEEFFGSGEAHTPAAQRILARLADVGLGYLSLGQPLTTLSGGERQRLKLATHMADKGGVYVLDEPTTGLHLADVEQLLGLLDRLVDSGKSVIVVEHHQAVMAHADWIIDLGPGAGHDGGKIVFEGTPADLVAARSTLTGEHLAEYVGA